The proteins below are encoded in one region of Candidatus Polarisedimenticolia bacterium:
- a CDS encoding amidohydrolase family protein: MEARGRVVAPGFIDLHSHSDLCLTLPLERQAPLLEGRVRQGITTELLGNCGIGCVPLSGGTKPDVERVCGFITPDGVAWSWSSFASYLDHVEAQRPLLNVASLAAHGPLRLLAMGARAGRPAPDEMRVLERLAGKAVAEGAFGVSFGLIYPPGQFADTDELVGVARAAGMAGGFSAFHQRGSSRETLTQAVEELLEVGRRAGVPVHHSHVETVGRRAWAGTPDILAAEEAGRREGIDITADLIPYTAVCTTMLALYPPWSLDGGVSAFLERLRDKELRRRMKREVAEAAASWPPWEGEGRWTMNIARECGWDHIRLAHVDGAANKKDEHLTIAELGRRRGADPFDALSDLLLEERGVATQLIFGISGDETTDEPLLPLLRSPRLAFVTDAWEIGKGFPHPGACGAFPRVLGHYVRERRLLSMEEAVRKMTSLPAERLGLRDRGVVREGCKADLVVFDPAAVADRSTFTEPRRHAAGIDDVLINGRRVVRSGAFRPQPAGRVLRRGA; encoded by the coding sequence ATCGAGGCGCGCGGCCGCGTCGTGGCCCCGGGGTTCATCGACCTGCACTCCCACTCCGACCTGTGCCTGACGCTCCCCCTCGAGAGGCAGGCGCCTCTTCTCGAAGGGCGGGTGCGCCAGGGGATCACGACCGAGCTTCTGGGGAATTGCGGCATCGGCTGCGTGCCGCTTTCCGGCGGGACGAAGCCGGACGTCGAGCGGGTTTGCGGCTTCATCACGCCGGACGGAGTGGCGTGGAGCTGGTCCTCGTTCGCCTCGTACCTGGACCACGTCGAGGCCCAGCGGCCCCTGCTGAACGTCGCCTCCCTGGCGGCGCACGGGCCGCTGCGGCTCCTGGCGATGGGGGCGCGGGCGGGCCGACCGGCGCCCGACGAGATGCGCGTCCTCGAGCGGCTTGCCGGCAAGGCGGTCGCGGAAGGGGCCTTCGGGGTCTCCTTCGGCCTCATCTACCCTCCCGGGCAGTTCGCCGACACCGACGAGCTGGTGGGTGTGGCGCGCGCCGCGGGAATGGCCGGCGGGTTCTCCGCTTTCCACCAGCGCGGCAGCAGCCGCGAGACCCTGACGCAGGCGGTCGAGGAGCTGCTCGAGGTCGGGCGGCGGGCCGGCGTCCCGGTGCACCATTCGCACGTCGAGACGGTCGGCCGAAGGGCCTGGGCGGGGACTCCGGACATCCTGGCGGCCGAAGAAGCGGGGCGGCGCGAAGGGATCGACATCACGGCGGACCTCATACCCTATACGGCGGTGTGCACGACGATGCTGGCGCTGTATCCTCCCTGGTCCCTGGACGGGGGCGTTTCGGCGTTTCTCGAGCGGCTTCGGGACAAGGAGCTGCGGCGGCGCATGAAGCGGGAGGTCGCCGAGGCCGCGGCGTCGTGGCCTCCCTGGGAAGGGGAGGGGCGCTGGACGATGAACATCGCGCGCGAGTGCGGCTGGGACCACATCCGCCTGGCGCACGTCGACGGCGCGGCCAACAAGAAGGACGAGCATCTGACGATCGCCGAGCTGGGGCGGCGGCGCGGCGCCGACCCGTTCGACGCCCTCTCGGACCTGCTTCTGGAGGAGCGCGGCGTCGCCACGCAGCTGATCTTCGGGATCTCGGGGGACGAGACGACGGACGAACCGCTGCTTCCGCTGCTGCGCTCGCCGCGGCTGGCGTTCGTGACCGACGCCTGGGAGATCGGCAAGGGGTTTCCGCACCCGGGGGCCTGCGGCGCCTTCCCCCGGGTCCTGGGGCACTACGTCCGGGAGAGGAGGCTCCTGTCCATGGAGGAGGCGGTGCGCAAGATGACCTCCCTGCCGGCGGAGCGCCTGGGGCTGCGGGATCGGGGAGTCGTCCGGGAGGGGTGCAAGGCCGATCTCGTCGTCTTCGATCCGGCTGCCGTCGCCGATCGCTCCACCTTCACCGAGCCGCGGCGGCACGCCGCCGGGATCGATGACGTCCTGATCAACGGCCGGCGCGTGGTGCGAAGCGGCGCCTTCCGGCCGCAGCCGGCGGGCAGGGTCCTGAGGAGGGGCGCATGA